One segment of Pseudomonas asgharzadehiana DNA contains the following:
- a CDS encoding methionine gamma-lyase, with amino-acid sequence MNNKHPAFGFSTRAIHHGYDPKDHHGALVPPIYLSATFAFPTAEYGAACFAGEACGHFYTRISNPTLALLEARMASLENGEAAVSFSSGMGAIAATFWTLLRPGDEVIVSQTLYGCTFALLHHGIGEFGIKVRHVDLTDLAALQAALSPATRMVYCETPANPTLQLVDIAAVAALAHQQPNVTVVIDNTYCTPYLQRPLELGADVVVHSATKYLSGHGDITAGIAVSCQALAQRIRLQGLKDLTGAVMSPQDAALLMRGLKTLALRMDRHCSNAQAVAEALQAHPAVAWVTYPGLRSFAQYELAARQMSQAGGMIAFELKGGIDTGRRFMNALKVFTRAVSLGDAESLAQHPASMTHSTYTPQERAHHGISEGLVRLSVGLEDVADLLADVQQALATCTRACAATP; translated from the coding sequence ATGAACAATAAACACCCTGCATTCGGCTTTTCCACCCGCGCCATCCACCACGGCTACGACCCCAAGGACCACCATGGCGCGCTCGTGCCGCCGATTTACCTGTCGGCCACATTTGCCTTTCCCACCGCCGAATATGGCGCGGCCTGTTTTGCCGGTGAAGCCTGCGGCCACTTCTATACGCGCATTTCCAATCCGACCCTGGCGCTGCTGGAAGCGCGCATGGCCAGCCTGGAAAACGGTGAGGCGGCGGTGTCGTTCAGTTCCGGCATGGGGGCGATTGCGGCCACGTTCTGGACCCTGCTGCGCCCGGGCGACGAGGTGATCGTCAGCCAGACGCTCTACGGCTGCACCTTTGCCCTGCTGCACCATGGCATCGGCGAATTCGGCATCAAGGTGCGCCATGTCGACCTCACCGACCTGGCCGCCCTGCAAGCGGCGCTGAGCCCCGCCACGCGCATGGTCTACTGCGAGACCCCGGCCAACCCCACCCTGCAACTGGTGGATATCGCCGCAGTAGCCGCCCTCGCCCACCAACAGCCGAATGTGACCGTGGTGATCGACAACACCTATTGCACGCCCTACTTGCAACGCCCCCTGGAACTGGGCGCCGATGTGGTGGTGCACTCGGCCACCAAGTACCTCAGTGGCCATGGCGATATCACTGCCGGTATCGCCGTCAGTTGCCAGGCCCTGGCCCAGCGTATTCGCCTGCAAGGGCTCAAGGACCTGACCGGCGCGGTGATGTCGCCCCAGGACGCGGCCCTGTTGATGCGCGGTCTGAAAACCCTGGCCCTGCGCATGGACCGCCATTGCAGCAATGCCCAGGCAGTGGCCGAGGCCTTGCAGGCGCACCCGGCCGTGGCGTGGGTCACCTACCCCGGCCTGCGCTCTTTCGCGCAGTACGAACTGGCGGCGCGGCAGATGAGCCAGGCCGGCGGCATGATCGCCTTCGAGCTCAAGGGCGGGATCGACACCGGCCGACGCTTCATGAATGCCCTCAAGGTGTTCACACGCGCGGTCAGCCTGGGCGATGCCGAATCCCTGGCCCAGCACCCGGCGAGCATGACCCACTCCACCTACACCCCGCAGGAACGCGCGCACCACGGTATCAGCGAGGGGTTGGTGCGCTTATCGGTCGGGCTGGAAGACGTCGCCGACCTGCTGGCGGACGTGCAGCAAGCCCTGGCCACGTGCACCCGCGCTTGTGCGGCGACGCCGTAA
- a CDS encoding Lrp/AsnC family transcriptional regulator encodes MPVTLDRTDKALLNALQGNARLTVAELAERVSLTTSPCWRRVRNLEDSGVISGYQAILSPKALGYGVTAFVSIMMESHTQEIARAFEQRLLEIPEIVACHNVSGRYDFLLEVVATDLESFGEFAREVLQTLPCVKEIYSSFSYKSVRALRVIPLPG; translated from the coding sequence ATGCCCGTCACTCTGGACCGTACCGACAAAGCCTTGTTGAACGCCCTGCAAGGCAATGCCCGTTTAACCGTGGCCGAGCTGGCCGAGCGCGTCTCCCTGACCACCTCCCCCTGCTGGCGCCGGGTGCGCAACCTGGAAGACAGCGGGGTGATCAGCGGCTACCAGGCGATCCTCTCGCCCAAGGCGCTGGGTTATGGGGTGACGGCGTTTGTGAGCATCATGATGGAGAGCCATACCCAGGAAATCGCCCGAGCGTTCGAGCAGCGGTTGTTGGAAATCCCGGAGATAGTGGCGTGCCATAACGTGTCGGGGCGCTATGACTTTTTGCTGGAAGTGGTGGCCACGGACCTCGAATCGTTTGGTGAGTTTGCGCGGGAGGTGTTGCAGACGTTGCCTTGCGTTAAGGAGATCTATTCGAGTTTTTCTTATAAGTCGGTGCGGGCGTTGCGGGTGATTCCGTTGCCGGGGTAG
- a CDS encoding antibiotic biosynthesis monooxygenase — MDPAAKTGPDEVVTLVVKHLIKQGQEANYEAWLRRIVRIAGERPGHLGVDVVRSRQNGLTLFTCVLRYRSTHDLQTWLDSAERNTLIAEASPMLADGDNTEIGAANEFWFSPLADSAAKPPRWKQAVVSLCVILPQTLLLPFIWGPILRLHPFLSNYVVSTFLVTLTIVLLVVYLLMPAATRLFAPWLEASVKETL, encoded by the coding sequence ATGGACCCAGCAGCAAAAACAGGGCCTGACGAAGTCGTCACCCTGGTGGTCAAACACCTGATCAAACAAGGCCAGGAAGCCAACTACGAAGCCTGGCTACGCCGCATCGTGCGTATCGCCGGCGAGCGTCCCGGCCACCTCGGCGTGGATGTGGTACGCAGCCGGCAGAACGGCCTGACGCTGTTCACCTGTGTATTGCGCTACCGCTCCACCCATGACCTGCAAACCTGGCTCGACTCCGCCGAACGTAACACCCTGATCGCCGAAGCCTCGCCCATGCTGGCCGACGGCGACAACACCGAAATCGGCGCGGCCAATGAGTTCTGGTTCTCGCCCCTGGCCGACAGTGCGGCCAAGCCGCCGCGTTGGAAGCAGGCGGTGGTCAGCCTGTGTGTGATTCTGCCGCAAACCCTGCTGCTGCCCTTTATCTGGGGCCCGATCCTGCGGTTGCACCCGTTCCTGTCCAACTACGTGGTCTCGACCTTCCTGGTCACCCTGACCATCGTCCTGCTGGTGGTCTACCTGCTGATGCCGGCCGCCACCCGCCTGTTCGCTCCCTGGCTCGAAGCCTCTGTAAAGGAAACCCTATGA
- a CDS encoding amidohydrolase produces MNADLILFNGQFHTVDRENPRATAVAIRQGRFVAVGTDGEAMALKGSGTQVIDLKGRTVIPGLNDSHLHLIRGGLNYNLELRWEGVPSLADALRMLKDQADRTPTPQWVRVVGGWNEFQFAEKRMPTLEELNQAAPDTPVFVLHLYDRALLNRAALRVAGYTKDTPNPPGGEIVRDSNGNPTGMLVARPNAMILYSTLAKGPKLPLEYQVNSTRQFMRELNRLGLTSAIDAGGGFQNYPDDYAVIEQLAKDKQLTVRIAYNLFTQKPKEELSDFKNWTGSVTLHQGDDYLRHNGAGEMLVFSAADFEDFLEPRPELPLTMEQELEPVVRHLVEQRWPFRLHATYDESISRMLDVFEKVNRDIPFNGLPWFFDHAETITPQNIERVRALGGGIAIQDRMAFQGEYFVERYGAKAAEATPPIKRMLAEGVPVGAGTDATRVSSYNPWTSLYWMVSGRTVGGLELHAEGLPRLTALELFTHGSAWFSSEQGKKGQIKVGQLADVAALSADFFSVDEEAIKWIESVLTVVGGNVVYGAGDFEDYAPPRVPVLPDWSPVAKVPGHWRPSSPLQAQVHQCSGPCGVHAHGHEKARLSSVPVSDFQGFWGAFGCSCFAF; encoded by the coding sequence ATGAACGCCGATCTGATTCTGTTCAATGGCCAATTCCACACCGTGGACCGTGAAAACCCGCGCGCGACGGCCGTCGCCATCCGCCAGGGCCGCTTCGTTGCGGTCGGTACCGACGGTGAAGCCATGGCCCTGAAGGGGAGCGGCACCCAGGTGATCGACCTCAAGGGTCGCACCGTCATCCCGGGGCTCAATGACTCCCACCTGCACCTCATCCGTGGCGGCTTGAACTACAACCTCGAACTGCGCTGGGAAGGCGTGCCATCCCTGGCCGATGCCTTGCGCATGCTCAAGGACCAGGCCGACCGCACCCCCACGCCACAATGGGTGCGCGTGGTCGGCGGCTGGAACGAATTCCAGTTCGCCGAAAAGCGCATGCCCACCCTGGAGGAACTCAACCAGGCCGCCCCGGACACCCCGGTGTTCGTATTGCACCTGTACGACCGTGCCTTGCTCAACCGTGCCGCCCTGCGTGTGGCCGGCTACACCAAGGACACGCCGAACCCGCCGGGCGGCGAGATCGTGCGCGACAGCAATGGCAACCCCACCGGCATGCTGGTGGCGCGGCCCAACGCGATGATTCTGTATTCGACCCTGGCCAAGGGCCCGAAACTGCCGCTGGAATATCAGGTCAACTCGACCCGACAGTTCATGCGCGAACTCAATCGCCTGGGCCTCACCAGCGCTATCGACGCCGGCGGTGGTTTCCAGAACTACCCCGATGACTACGCGGTGATCGAGCAATTGGCCAAGGACAAACAGCTGACGGTGCGCATCGCCTACAACCTGTTCACTCAAAAGCCCAAGGAAGAACTCAGCGACTTCAAAAACTGGACCGGCAGCGTCACCCTGCACCAGGGCGACGACTACCTGCGTCACAACGGCGCGGGCGAGATGCTGGTGTTTTCGGCGGCGGACTTCGAAGACTTCCTCGAACCGCGCCCGGAGCTGCCATTGACCATGGAGCAGGAACTGGAGCCGGTGGTGCGCCACTTGGTGGAGCAACGTTGGCCGTTCCGTCTGCATGCCACGTACGACGAATCCATCTCGCGCATGCTCGACGTGTTCGAGAAGGTCAACCGCGACATCCCGTTCAATGGCCTGCCGTGGTTCTTCGACCACGCCGAAACCATCACGCCGCAAAACATCGAGCGCGTACGTGCCCTGGGCGGCGGTATTGCGATCCAGGACCGCATGGCGTTCCAGGGCGAATATTTTGTGGAGCGCTACGGCGCCAAGGCCGCCGAGGCCACGCCGCCGATCAAGCGCATGCTCGCCGAGGGTGTGCCGGTAGGCGCGGGCACCGACGCCACGCGAGTGTCGAGCTACAACCCATGGACCTCGCTGTACTGGATGGTCAGCGGGCGCACCGTCGGTGGCCTGGAACTGCACGCCGAAGGCCTGCCGCGCCTCACCGCGCTGGAGCTGTTCACCCACGGCAGCGCCTGGTTCTCGTCCGAGCAGGGCAAGAAAGGCCAGATCAAGGTCGGCCAATTGGCGGACGTTGCGGCGCTGTCGGCGGATTTTTTCAGCGTCGATGAAGAAGCCATCAAGTGGATTGAATCGGTACTGACCGTGGTCGGCGGCAACGTGGTGTACGGCGCCGGCGACTTCGAAGATTACGCACCGCCGCGCGTGCCGGTGCTGCCCGACTGGTCGCCGGTGGCCAAGGTGCCGGGCCACTGGCGCCCCAGTTCACCTTTGCAAGCTCAAGTACACCAATGCAGTGGCCCCTGCGGCGTGCATGCCCACGGCCATGAAAAAGCCCGCCTTTCCAGTGTGCCGGTCAGCGACTTCCAGGGCTTCTGGGGTGCGTTTGGCTGCTCATGCTTTGCGTTCTGA
- the ycaC gene encoding isochorismate family cysteine hydrolase YcaC, with amino-acid sequence MTYKRLNKDDAVVLLVDHQTGLISLVQDFSPNEFKNNVLALADVAKFFKLPTILTTSFESGPNGPLVPELKELFPDAPYIARPGQINAWDNEDFVKAVKATGRKQIIIAGVVTDVCVAFPTLCALAEGFEVFVVTDASGTFNETVQQAAWARMTAAGAQLVNWFAVACELQVDWRNDMEGLANLLSPRIPNYRNLMNSYSALTAK; translated from the coding sequence ATGACTTACAAACGCTTGAACAAAGACGATGCCGTCGTACTGTTGGTCGATCACCAGACTGGCCTGATCTCCCTGGTACAGGATTTCTCCCCCAACGAATTCAAGAACAACGTGTTGGCCCTGGCCGACGTGGCCAAGTTCTTCAAATTGCCGACCATCCTCACTACCAGCTTTGAGAGCGGCCCCAACGGCCCGTTGGTTCCCGAGTTGAAAGAGCTGTTCCCGGACGCGCCGTACATTGCCCGTCCTGGCCAGATTAATGCTTGGGACAACGAAGATTTCGTCAAGGCGGTAAAAGCCACCGGCCGCAAGCAGATCATCATCGCCGGTGTAGTGACCGACGTATGCGTAGCGTTCCCAACCCTGTGCGCCCTCGCCGAAGGCTTTGAAGTGTTCGTGGTCACCGACGCTTCCGGCACTTTCAACGAAACCGTGCAACAAGCCGCCTGGGCGCGCATGACCGCTGCCGGTGCGCAACTGGTCAACTGGTTCGCCGTGGCCTGCGAGCTGCAAGTTGACTGGCGCAACGACATGGAAGGCCTGGCCAACCTGCTGTCGCCGCGCATCCCCAACTACCGCAACCTGATGAACAGCTACTCGGCGTTGACTGCCAAGTAA
- a CDS encoding LysR family transcriptional regulator, with amino-acid sequence MNPFEDMRLFCQVMESGSFTAAAEQLGLSKQFVSRRLIQLEDRLGVRLLNRSTRRLDITPLGQSYYESALRLLGEVEQVEQGIAGQNSEPRGTIRLSAPLSFAMAHLGCLLPLFLQRHPQVSVEVDLSDRPVDLIGEGYDLVLRIGILEDSTLIARRIASIERVYCASPGYLALRGTPQKPEDLAEHDCLPYGHGRQVQWRFKGKLQALNVSGRMRVNNGDLLRDTAIAGLGVTYLPTFIVGDALKDGRLVTILEDFAPEALTLSAVYPQHRQSSRPVQALVAFLRERLASGC; translated from the coding sequence ATGAACCCCTTCGAAGACATGCGTCTGTTCTGCCAGGTCATGGAGTCCGGCAGTTTCACCGCTGCCGCCGAGCAACTGGGCCTGTCCAAGCAGTTCGTCAGTCGCCGCCTGATCCAGCTGGAAGACCGCCTCGGCGTACGTCTGCTCAACCGCTCCACACGTCGCCTGGATATCACGCCGCTGGGGCAGAGTTACTACGAGTCGGCCTTGCGCCTGCTCGGTGAAGTCGAACAGGTGGAGCAGGGTATCGCCGGCCAGAACAGCGAACCGCGCGGCACCATTCGGCTGAGCGCGCCGTTGTCGTTCGCCATGGCGCACCTGGGCTGCCTGTTGCCGTTGTTCCTGCAGCGCCACCCGCAAGTGTCGGTGGAAGTCGACCTCAGCGACCGCCCGGTGGACCTGATCGGCGAGGGTTACGACCTGGTGCTGCGTATCGGCATCCTGGAAGATTCCACCCTGATTGCCCGCCGTATTGCCAGTATCGAACGCGTCTACTGCGCCAGCCCCGGGTACCTGGCGCTGCGTGGCACGCCGCAAAAACCTGAAGACCTCGCCGAGCATGACTGCCTGCCCTATGGTCATGGCCGCCAGGTGCAGTGGCGCTTCAAAGGCAAGCTGCAGGCGCTGAATGTCAGCGGTCGCATGCGCGTGAACAACGGCGATCTGCTGCGTGACACCGCCATTGCCGGCTTAGGTGTCACGTACTTGCCCACCTTTATCGTCGGCGATGCGTTGAAGGACGGTCGCCTGGTCACGATTCTCGAAGATTTTGCGCCTGAGGCCCTGACCTTGTCGGCGGTGTATCCCCAGCACCGGCAGAGTTCGCGACCGGTACAGGCGCTGGTGGCGTTTCTGCGCGAGCGCCTGGCTAGCGGCTGTTGA
- a CDS encoding D-isomer specific 2-hydroxyacid dehydrogenase family protein yields the protein MSQVIIASQLDEDFNQVIRERLASLHPQAQVIGVPIGVPSDLPPHANILLLRPINVRGYTAPNTPPPGWPYGAQWVHLVSSGIDFYPQWLFNGPPVTTSRGSAADNLAEFALAAIFAASKHLPDIWVKDSHWNFTPLRPLKGTTLGLFGFGAIGERLAHKAQALGIKVIALRHSQAPFAPGVEAARDIHDLFARADHLVLAAPLNEATRNIVDRDVLAGAKPGLHLINIARGGLLDQEALLEALDNGRIGLASLDVTEPEPLPDGHPLYSHPRVRVSPHTSAISTNSRQEIADTFLANLHRYLRGQALENLVTAPLNSR from the coding sequence ATGAGTCAGGTGATTATCGCCAGCCAACTGGACGAGGACTTCAACCAGGTGATCCGCGAACGCCTGGCGTCGCTGCATCCCCAGGCCCAGGTAATCGGCGTGCCCATCGGGGTACCGAGCGACCTGCCGCCCCACGCGAATATCCTGCTGCTGCGCCCGATCAACGTGCGCGGCTACACCGCCCCAAACACCCCACCACCGGGCTGGCCCTACGGCGCGCAATGGGTGCATCTGGTTTCATCGGGCATCGACTTCTATCCGCAATGGCTGTTCAACGGCCCGCCGGTCACCACCTCGCGCGGCAGCGCCGCCGACAACCTGGCCGAATTCGCCCTGGCGGCGATTTTTGCCGCATCCAAGCATCTGCCGGACATTTGGGTGAAAGACTCACACTGGAATTTCACCCCATTGCGCCCACTCAAGGGCACCACGTTGGGCCTCTTCGGTTTTGGCGCGATCGGTGAGCGCCTGGCGCACAAGGCCCAGGCATTGGGCATCAAGGTGATAGCGCTGCGGCACAGCCAGGCGCCTTTTGCGCCAGGCGTGGAAGCCGCCAGAGACATCCACGATCTGTTCGCCCGCGCCGACCACCTGGTGCTGGCGGCGCCGTTGAACGAGGCCACCCGCAACATCGTCGACCGCGACGTATTGGCCGGCGCCAAGCCAGGGCTGCACCTGATCAACATCGCGCGCGGCGGGCTGCTGGATCAGGAGGCGCTGCTCGAAGCACTGGACAACGGCCGGATCGGCCTCGCCTCACTGGACGTGACCGAGCCGGAACCCTTGCCGGACGGGCACCCGCTGTACAGCCACCCACGGGTGCGTGTGTCGCCACACACATCGGCGATTTCAACCAACAGCCGGCAGGAGATCGCGGATACGTTTTTGGCCAACCTGCACCGCTACCTCCGTGGCCAGGCCCTGGAGAACCTCGTCACTGCGCCGCTCAACAGCCGCTAG
- a CDS encoding acyl-CoA dehydrogenase family protein has product MTQPSLRSVEVAHFDALLERLTLELADTAPQYDESGAFPHANFKRLHEHGLLALTVPKALGGSGASLPQARRAISAIAKGEPSTALILVMQYLQHTRLQDSKSWPAHLRTQVATQAVRNGALINALRVEPDLGTPARGGLPATTAVRTAEGWRISGRKIYSTGSHGLSWFSVWARSDDADPLVGTWLVPKDSPGIRIIDTWDHLGMRATCSHDVVLDNVLVPLDHAVSVSPWSAPQPELDAEGLLWMSVLLSSVYDAVAQAARDWLVNWLEERQPSNLGAALSTLPRFQETVGHIDTLLFANRSLLDAAAEGHTPAAHAAQLKYLVTHNAIRAVELAIEASGNPGLSRHSPLQRHYRDVLCSRVHTPQNDAVLQGVGKAVFAQRQKVRA; this is encoded by the coding sequence ATGACCCAACCGTCCTTACGCTCCGTGGAAGTCGCGCACTTCGACGCCCTGCTCGAACGTCTCACCCTTGAGCTGGCCGACACCGCGCCGCAGTACGATGAAAGCGGCGCCTTCCCCCATGCCAATTTCAAACGGTTGCACGAGCACGGCCTGCTCGCCCTGACGGTGCCCAAGGCCTTGGGCGGCAGTGGGGCCAGCCTGCCCCAGGCACGCAGGGCGATCAGCGCAATTGCCAAGGGCGAGCCGTCCACGGCGTTGATCCTGGTGATGCAATACCTGCAACACACGCGCCTGCAAGACAGCAAGAGCTGGCCTGCGCACCTGCGTACCCAAGTGGCGACGCAAGCGGTACGCAACGGCGCGCTGATCAACGCGTTGCGCGTCGAGCCCGACCTCGGCACCCCGGCCCGTGGCGGCCTGCCGGCAACCACCGCCGTGCGCACGGCCGAGGGCTGGCGGATCAGCGGGCGCAAGATCTACTCCACCGGCAGCCATGGCCTCAGCTGGTTCAGCGTCTGGGCGCGCAGCGACGACGCCGACCCGCTGGTGGGCACCTGGCTGGTGCCCAAGGACAGCCCCGGCATCCGCATCATCGACACCTGGGACCACCTGGGCATGCGCGCCACCTGCAGCCATGACGTGGTGCTCGACAACGTGCTGGTGCCGCTGGATCACGCAGTCAGCGTCAGCCCCTGGAGCGCGCCGCAACCCGAGCTGGATGCCGAAGGCTTGCTGTGGATGTCGGTGTTGCTGTCCTCGGTGTATGACGCCGTGGCCCAGGCCGCGCGCGACTGGCTGGTGAACTGGCTGGAAGAGCGCCAGCCGTCCAACCTGGGTGCCGCGCTGTCGACCCTGCCGCGCTTCCAGGAAACCGTTGGGCATATCGACACCCTGCTGTTTGCCAACCGCAGCCTGCTCGACGCCGCCGCCGAAGGCCATACCCCGGCGGCCCATGCGGCGCAGTTGAAGTACCTGGTGACCCATAACGCCATTCGCGCGGTGGAGCTGGCCATCGAGGCCTCGGGCAACCCCGGCCTGTCGCGCCACAGCCCGTTGCAGCGGCACTACCGCGACGTACTGTGCAGCCGCGTGCATACCCCACAGAACGACGCCGTGCTGCAAGGCGTCGGCAAAGCCGTGTTCGCCCAACGCCAGAAGGTACGCGCATGA
- a CDS encoding LLM class flavin-dependent oxidoreductase yields the protein MSQSHPSTPRHLKLGAMVHGVGHGWGEWRHPQAQPNASTHFAFYKQQTELAEAAKFDFVFIADSLHIHAKSSPHYLNRFEPLTILSALAALTTNIGLVATVTVSYTEPYQVARQFASLDHISGGRAGWNVVTSWLSGTADNFGKAQHPPHAVRYRIAKEHLNVVKGLWDSWEDDAFTYNKHSGEFFTPHKLHALNHKGEFFSVKGPLNIARSRQGQPAIFQAGTSEDGRNFAAENADAIFVHVESIEEGLAYTQDLKRRAKGFGRDVNSLSILPGIRPIVGRDAAEVESRYQQAVDLVTVEDAIVALGRPFNDHDFSQYPLDEPFPELGDLGSNSQKGGSDRIKQLARDEGLTLREVALRFSRPKRDFVGTPEQVADAIQAWFEAGASDGFIINSVLPDGLQYFTEWVVPVLQQRGLFRSEYSGQTLRDNLGLAVPANRYSVVHAPQTALA from the coding sequence ATGAGCCAGTCACATCCATCCACACCACGGCATTTGAAACTGGGGGCCATGGTGCATGGCGTCGGCCACGGCTGGGGCGAATGGCGCCACCCGCAGGCGCAACCAAATGCCAGCACCCATTTTGCGTTCTACAAGCAGCAGACCGAGTTGGCCGAAGCCGCCAAATTCGACTTTGTGTTCATCGCCGACAGCCTGCATATCCATGCCAAATCCAGCCCGCATTACCTCAACCGTTTCGAGCCGCTGACCATTCTGTCGGCATTGGCCGCGCTGACGACGAATATCGGCCTGGTCGCCACAGTGACCGTCAGCTACACCGAGCCCTACCAAGTGGCGCGCCAGTTTGCCTCCCTGGACCATATCAGCGGCGGCCGCGCCGGTTGGAACGTGGTGACCTCCTGGCTCAGCGGCACCGCCGATAACTTCGGTAAAGCCCAACACCCACCCCATGCCGTGCGCTATCGCATCGCCAAGGAACACCTGAATGTGGTCAAGGGCCTGTGGGACTCCTGGGAAGACGACGCCTTCACCTATAACAAGCACAGCGGCGAATTTTTCACCCCGCACAAGCTGCATGCGTTGAACCATAAGGGCGAGTTTTTCTCGGTTAAAGGGCCGTTGAATATCGCCCGTTCGCGCCAGGGCCAGCCGGCCATTTTCCAGGCCGGCACCTCGGAGGACGGGCGCAACTTCGCCGCCGAAAACGCCGACGCGATCTTTGTGCATGTGGAGAGCATCGAGGAAGGCCTGGCCTACACGCAGGACCTCAAGCGCCGCGCCAAAGGCTTTGGCCGCGACGTGAACAGCCTGTCGATTCTGCCCGGCATTCGCCCGATTGTCGGCCGCGACGCCGCTGAAGTGGAAAGCCGCTATCAGCAAGCCGTGGACCTGGTCACCGTGGAAGACGCCATCGTCGCCCTCGGCCGCCCGTTCAACGACCACGACTTCAGCCAATACCCCTTGGACGAACCCTTCCCGGAACTCGGTGACCTGGGCTCCAACAGCCAGAAAGGCGGCTCCGATCGCATCAAGCAACTGGCGCGCGACGAAGGCCTGACCCTGCGCGAAGTGGCCTTGCGTTTCTCGCGGCCCAAGCGCGATTTTGTCGGCACCCCGGAGCAGGTCGCCGATGCGATCCAGGCGTGGTTCGAGGCCGGCGCCAGCGATGGTTTCATCATCAATTCGGTGCTGCCGGACGGTTTGCAGTACTTCACCGAATGGGTGGTGCCGGTGTTGCAACAGCGTGGCCTGTTCCGCAGCGAATACAGCGGCCAGACCCTGCGCGACAACCTCGGCCTGGCAGTGCCGGCCAATCGCTACAGCGTCGTCCACGCCCCGCAAACGGCATTGGCTTGA
- a CDS encoding ABC transporter substrate-binding protein has product MTFATPFKRLLLSAALAVGLATTAHAADLQPLRVANQKSTIKALLEASGETNNVPYTIQWSEFPSASPLGEALNAGAVDVGALGDAPYVFALGAGAALKVVRIIHAEGRNTTALVVPKDSPIKTAADLKGKKIVTGRGSIGHYLAIKALADAGLTSQDVQFIFLLPAESRLVLDNGTVDAWATWDPYTTVVTSQSHARVLVSGKQLLSNHLYFAATSQAIADKRPQLEDFVARVDRAYAWANTHPEEYAAAQAKITGLPLAVHIEVAKDTHLSPVAIDDSVIRGLQATADTYQKEGLLPRHIDVSQGFDKRFNATRTPNDQASR; this is encoded by the coding sequence ATGACATTCGCCACGCCCTTCAAACGCCTGCTATTGAGCGCCGCCCTGGCCGTCGGCCTGGCGACCACCGCCCACGCCGCCGACCTGCAACCGTTGCGGGTGGCCAATCAGAAATCCACGATCAAGGCACTGCTGGAAGCCTCAGGCGAAACCAACAATGTGCCCTACACCATCCAGTGGTCGGAATTCCCTTCCGCCTCGCCGCTGGGCGAAGCCCTGAATGCCGGCGCGGTGGATGTGGGTGCCCTGGGCGATGCGCCGTACGTGTTCGCCCTGGGTGCCGGTGCCGCGCTCAAGGTGGTGCGCATCATCCACGCCGAAGGCCGCAACACCACGGCGCTGGTGGTGCCCAAGGACTCGCCGATCAAGACGGCGGCCGATCTCAAGGGCAAGAAGATCGTCACCGGGCGCGGCTCCATCGGGCATTACCTGGCGATCAAAGCGTTGGCCGACGCCGGCCTGACCAGCCAGGACGTGCAATTCATCTTCCTGCTGCCCGCCGAGTCCCGCCTGGTGCTGGATAACGGCACCGTCGATGCCTGGGCCACCTGGGACCCCTACACCACCGTGGTCACCTCGCAAAGCCATGCGCGGGTACTGGTCAGCGGCAAGCAGTTGCTGAGCAATCACCTGTACTTCGCCGCCACCAGCCAAGCCATCGCCGACAAGCGCCCGCAACTGGAGGACTTCGTCGCCCGCGTCGATCGCGCCTATGCCTGGGCCAACACCCACCCCGAGGAATACGCCGCCGCCCAGGCAAAAATCACCGGCCTGCCGTTGGCGGTGCACATCGAAGTGGCGAAGGACACCCATCTGTCTCCGGTCGCGATTGACGACAGCGTGATCCGTGGCCTGCAAGCCACCGCCGACACCTACCAGAAAGAGGGCCTGCTGCCGCGCCACATCGACGTGTCCCAGGGCTTCGACAAGCGCTTTAACGCCACGCGTACCCCCAACGATCAAGCCTCGCGCTGA